DNA sequence from the Malus sylvestris chromosome 10, drMalSylv7.2, whole genome shotgun sequence genome:
ATTTGGTTCCATGAAAAACCTTGACACTAGTAATGCACATCGTACTGACAGATTAGAGTAATGCACATCTAAACAACATCTTAGAAGAAGGAAGATTGCAATGCAAATTTGATTCCGAGACTGATTGGGAAAAAGCATGTTCTCTATCTCTAACACAGAAAATTTCTAAGATTTATGAAGGCAACACCACTTCCTTGCAGCAGCTACCAACATTAGGACAAACACAGCCGTAAGGGCCACTTGAGGACTCCACACAACATCCCCAATACATCCCCTTAACACTCAAGTTTTTCCAACAGATACAGTATTTAAGAATTACATCATGCAGGCCTAAGTCTGACAATTTTGCCAATCAAAGAtgttaagaaaagaaaaatgaaattaagCACATACTTCCTCGAGCTGCTGCTCCAGCACTGTTTGGTCTCCGTTCCTCAATGTAAACTTGCCTTCCAGCTAAATGAATTGGAGATGCCTACAGGGAAAAAACACACTTTAGGCCATCCACAATATATAGAGATCACTTTACAAAAATAATGCTTTTTGTAGAAGATTGATAAATTTTACTAAAATGTGCTAAACAGCAAAATACAACAAGCAATGGACCAGCAATACAAGAGATATACCCCAAAATAAAAACCCTACAATCAAAACTACATTGTAGAATGACACCAAGCCCCAAAGACATCATAACCTCCTGAAAAGGGAACTGACTGAAGATACAACAGCATATCAATCCACATTAACAGAAAAGAATGGAGTAATCTTTAATTTTAGATACCAAATTCCATAGAGATTGCCCAATAATTGACCATATCCCACAAGAAATCCAGTTAACACTTTGCACTGAAAAATTCAACCATTCATCAGCAATTAAATGACCTTAAACATCAAAACGCCAAACCCCACACATTTAAGTATAAAGTACAAATTACAGATACAACCCAAAACATATATAACAAAGCAAATACACAGGCAGATAGATAATCAATGGTGACAAGAGTGCAAGAGTAAGGGCTGATttgatattgttgtgctttgaaaaaaaaactgcttttgctgtgctgtgaaataaagctgtagagtgtttggtaaacttttttgtaaaaatgctttcaaaaaaaagaaacagtattatagtgtttgataaacttttatgtaaaatagatgtgaaaaaaagccggtttttcaaagcttggttttgcagcttcttgtttttggctttttttcacccaaaactgtgaaaaaaagttgaagctaaatgtttaccaaacacaaaaaaagctACCaacttttttcagaatcacctcagtaccaaaccaggcctACGGTAACTCTAAATAATTCAATGCCCAAAGACAAATGCAATATACCCTAAGAATTCGCAGTAGATGCATAACCACATACGAGAACTATGAGGACTTAATCAAATAACAAGAAATTTTCCTTAATCCTTGAGCATTTTGAAGCAAAAGTCAAAAACTCAACAACTTcaatcacaaaaaaataaataaaatcaaatcaaaccttGAGTGCATTGTGAACACTGGCAAAGTCTTCATATTCAACAAAAGCGTAGCAGACTCCAATTTCCTGCATGCACCAATTTCTACTTCAGCTCCAATCCAGTTCAAAGATACTGGCattaattgtaggagaaaaaaaaaactcaccttGCGAGCTCTAACAAAGACCCCATCAGGTTTAATTTGACCAAAGTTTTTAAACTCCTCCTCGATCTCATCTTCAGTAACCGTAGGAGGCAAATTTCTTACATAGACAGATTTCAGAAGTTCACCTGTAACAATAATTTAACATGAGGTTCAACTTACAAATgcttaaaatacaaaaaattaatagtATGGTCATTGCATCATTTTCATTCTGACAAAACAAAATAATctattaaattaataatatgGTCGAATGCAACATATTCAGGTGTCATAGAGTAAAATATGGCTCAAAAGCTACCTTCTTCCTCCACTGCATAACCTTCCTCTGTTGCTTCTGCCCCAGACTCAGGCACAAATGACTGAGCAGAGTTGGATTGTTCAACAGCGGGCTGAGGTGTGTAATTCCACTCTGACGAAGTTTGAGCACTTCTATTATAAGGTTGTGGAGCTACTGCTGGTGCAGACGGTCCTTTAGCAACCCGCAACTATTTTTTTTGGTCAtatacaacaaaaaataaaacatgtgTTACTAAAGCATATTCAACAAAATAGAGCTAATGGAATATCAGATTGTTGCGCAACTGCAGTATAGTCGAAGCAGTTTCCAGCTgatgcaaaaaagaaaaattcacatGCACAAAGACGCAGACAAGGACATAAAGACATGCTCACACAAAAGTAGTAGGAATCGGTTTAGGCACATACTATAGAAGCATAAGTTTTCTTTTGAGGCTCTCCCACTGGTTCCTCGACAGCAGCAGCAGGTGCGTCTTGCACATTGTTTACCACACTTTGAAACGATGAATATGTCTCCTCCACAGGAGTTTCTTCCACCACCACTTCAGTCTCAAAATCAAGCTGCACCTGTTGCTCTGGGAGACTATACTTATCAACTGGATCATCTTCTACATCAACGGAGTTCACGTACTCCCTGGATTCTTCCTCATAGACATAGTCAGAAACTGCAGGGAAAAAAATCTGAGTTATAGCCAATACATACAGACCAACTTTCTCCAGCAAAGTAATCCTTAACATCTTTCCAATGATGCATATGGAGAACGCTATAACAATACATGCATGGATACCTCCCAaaattaacaacaacaaaaaaagaaagcaacCAAAAAAGCACAGTAATGTACACGAGCTTTTCCCACCTCTGAtagtaatataataatattaccCTCGACCTGGATTCACCAAACATTTCTGCCAAACGCTAATTAAGGAAAGcagaaacataatgaaaatccTAACATGCACAAAGGCATAGTACTCTGAAATTTATAATGACAATGTCTACAAATAAGAACCCCATTCCGAGAATAACTCAATAAATTAAATCcaaaataacaattaaaagaTGTTAGCACCTGGTGGTTCTGGAAGGGGGCTAGAAGAATTTAGTTGCATATCAAATCTGCCTTCTGACTGTATGGGTTCAGGATGTTGGAATACAACTTCATCCTCAATGAACTGAAGCATATCATTGAGAACAAAGTAACCTTTGTCCTGGGGAGCCAGAAAGAAAGTCTGGACAAATTTCCTCCTTCCACTTGATTCCCTTGTTTTAACAAACCCTTTAACCATCACAAGAATACCTCCATCCCAAGAATCACTGGAATTGATTGTCTGGATCTCAATTGAGGTAACACCTAGTGACACTACGAGTGAATGAATTTGCTGCAcagatatataaaaaaaaaaaaaaggcatcaAATGAGCTAATTACATAACAGGGgaacaaaaaaaacacaaaggtCTAAAACTATCCAACCTAGGAATGCAAATGAGTCATTTGAAATGGCAAACACACGTGTATGAATGTAGAAGGTTGTGCATAAACATTCAAACACAACTTGAGAGAGGATCTATATAATGAACATACAAACCACAACATAAAGCAGGGGTTACATATAAATTTTCCCTCACAACTTAAAGCACTGCAAGGTACCAATGACACTAATCTTAAGGTGATAATCAATTCCAACAACTCTATACATCTAAAGTGacttttttatttgttcttgGTTCGTAATTGGGATGAACCTCATCAACTACCACTTATCTGCAATCTTACCGATGATGCCAGACAACAACAATCTTAAGTTATCCAAGATTAAAGGAAAGCATCGGGGACACTAGAGGGAGCAAACAGTACATATGCAGAGAAAGTCAATAAACAACATTCCAATCCCTGATATTCAGACTTCAACAAACATTTAATTGTAGCTTAACATAATAATAGAGAGGTAAGTTTTAAAAGCAAACTGGGGCGCACCTCTTGGTCCAAACAGTAAAAAATAAGGACCAAGCCAATGCAAAGTGACTATCATTTCCTAGAAACACAGGATGATTTATCATTgaccaaagaaaaataaaaataactgaACCAAGAAACTCAATTCCGTGCCGGTAAGAGTAAGAAGACACCAATTACCAGTATACCGGCAGCAGATTCCGTGGAATCGCCATCGACACGAATCATGGAGCTTCCATCAGAGTAGAACTGATGAACAACATCAGGTTGCTTTTGAAGAATCTGATAGTACTGGGTCACAAAGTAAGAACCCACCTGCAAAAACCCCCAAACCACCCATTACACACAGTACAAATCCACCTATACATACACacaacaaataaacacacaccGCAAATAGTATAAAGATTGAATCTTGACCTGAACAGCACGAACAGCTCCCGGATTAGAACTTGCCATTGCCTCCTCTCTCAGCAAAAAAGCATGCAGCGACGGAGAAAGACTTTTTCTTGTACTCTGCAAAACCCTAAATCGCAGTCGTCCCCGTCAACACTCTGATCGGACGCAGATCCACACACAGAGAGAAGCAACTACAAATCCGAAACCCCAAACCCAAAGGTTTTAGGGCACCTCGGGATTCGTCCCCGTCTTCGCTTGCCGAGGACCGGAAGTAAACGGAAGCTCAAAAATGGCTTTGTATCTCCCAGAGGGCTCTGCTTCTGCTGCTTGCTTCCGGTTTTGCCTTGTGAGCCTCCGATTCGCTAGTTTTAAAGGGTTTTGCGGCAGGAAATCACGGCCGTTCGATTGCTTCGAATCTCGGCCGTTCAACGCAACCCCGAGCAAAGCTTTGCGTACAGATATAAAATGGGGAAATATCAAGTATTTATGTAGGCACCCACAAGTTTATGAACTTCCTTCGATTTACCCTATCGACTTTCGATTTTGTTTTAAATCTCTAATCCTTTATAACGTGCCAATTTGTTAGTATTTGTTACTTGTATCACATTTTCTTAGTTTTCCCACTAAATTATTCAAAGACGGGTTTTCGCAAGTTGAATATATGGGTCTACTTTTATTAGAAGCGGGTcgattgtttggtttaatatatGAATTTCATGAgtttaattattataaaatataacTTTCACaactattaaattttaaaatgtatcaaaCTTACATGTTAATCTTAAATGTGACTTTCAGAGCTATTAGAAGATAACTTAAACCATACACCCCTTGGTAGGATCTCAACCGTCGAAAATCAGAATCTCATCCGTCGATTTGATTGGGTAGGATCAAATTGATCACCAAGATCCTTGCAAGGGGTGTTTTGGGAAAGTAGTGGTGGATGAGAGCGTGATCAAATGTGCTCCACTTGATCTTTTGGTCGGGGTTTGCTAAATTTCCTGATTTTGTGAGGCCGAGTTGAAAAGCCAATAGAGGAAAGATGGAGTGGTTTTTTCCAATTAGGGTTAAGTCATGTGTTTGGAATGGTTTTTGCCAAACACAGGGACATGGGGTTTGGGCAACTGAATTTGTACCACCTAAATAAGGTAAGTAAAATTACCCAATTAGGTTAAAAAGAACTATTCCCCTTCAGGATTTTACGACGACGAGTAGCGTGCTGAGTCAAGAAGCCGCGCCCAAACGCATGTGGGTCCTGCAATAACTATAAGACTCAAGTGGGTCGACagtgaagttttttgtttgtttcgattTTGCCGATGTGAGTTGTGCGCTACGTCAAAAAGTTGTGCACAAATGCATATGAATTCAGCTATAACTATAAGATTCATGTGGATTGACAGTCCAATTCCTGATTTGTCTAAAATTTTGATGAGGTGAGTCATGAGTTGCATCAGAAATTGCGTAGATGCAATGTAAGCCACAATACAAGACTCACGTGCATTGACAATCTCGTTCTTGTTTGTCTAGTTCTTCATTGTAACTTACATCAACAATCAATATCATCATTTGCCTAATTCTCATAGAGAAATCTACATAGTGAGTACTTTATCTTCTTTCCATCATACTAGAACTTATTTGAAAGTGTTTTCAAAAACATGTTCAAATCaccaaaatgtttttttatagTGTGACAAGAAAATTAAAAGTGCCGTATGAAATAAGCAATTGCAATGTGCTTATTTTAGAAAACActtgaattttaatttaaaatttcaacgtgCTCCCAATACAAGCGTTTTTACTAGAACTGCTTTTGACAAAAAAGAATTATGAACTTCCAATGATACAATCTAACATAAATTTAAAGGGTTGAGCCATGTCGGCATTCGGAGACTTCCGATTCCGACGACGATGACGTAGTTAAATTTACAGTAAACAACAATAACCATCATGTTAAAGATCGATACACGAATACAATTTCCAAAACGACTAAACTGATCACTCTCTGTGTCCCCAAAAATCTGTCAGCTACAAACCAATGTTTCCGAAAAACGTAACTCAGTCAATCAGTCCGGTTTTCTAAAGGAGAAAATTAAGTTGCAAAGGCAAAATATGCAGGCTTATTCCCGCCACATCAGTAGTAACTCCCATAATACGCCTGAGGAACTGAAGCAGGCTGCGGAGCCGGTGCTACTGCTGCCACGGTTGGATGCGCGTAACTTTGTGGCGGGACGGCCTGCTGAAATTGCAACTAAACTATCAGCTCTCGGAAACTACACGAAACACCAGAATAAATGAAAGACAACGTAACATACCTGAGCAGGATACGTAGAAGGATAAGCACCGTAAGCAGCAGTTTGTGGCGCCACCACGGGCGCTTGCGGATTAGCGTAGCCAGCAGTTCCATAACCACCATATGCATTGTACGGctattgaaacaaaatttgaccaAACGAATCAGATAATCAATTCTACTTTTAAGATTCAAAATAATGGGCGAACGTGAAAATTCAATCGTTGAACAACGAAAGGTTTCTCTATCAAATGAATCATGTTAGAAAACTACCTGTTGGGTATAACCAGCTGGCCACTGTTGTCCCTGAGTAGCTTGCGTAGCTGGTGGCCAAGCTTGAGGCTGTGCACCATAACCAGCTGGCCATTGGCTCTGTGCATTTGGATATGCTCCCATGATCGACTGGGCGGGCGATGGAACACCAGAGTAAGCTTTAGCTAGCTTCACTTTATCTGAAGATAGAAAGTCCTCAGCTTGACGTTTTTTCAACTCTGACGTGCTGCTCCTAAGAGGTATGAAGAGCTTAGCATGTCGATCCTCAGCCTTCTTGATAGACTGTGCATCTCCAAAGAGATTAACAAACTGCAAAATCATTTGTTAGCACGTTAGAACTACGaagccaaaataaaataaaatctgaaaGAAACGGAACATTCAGGCATTTAAAAGGCCAAAAGGAcaaatgaaaattaacttgGAGCACAAACTTGTTCAAGAGCAGCATCCTTCGCAGGGAACCATTAAAATATTTCACCAGTGACAGAACATAAACATGCACTGTAGTGCTAGTTCCACCTTTCAATAATTaaatgtgtatgtgtgtgtgtgtgagagagaaagagagagagtccgCTCAAATATCATTCAATGCAACACTATACATACCTCTGAAAAAGTGAAATGTTAATcttacaagaaaacaaaaaatctaTACCTCCAAATAGATGCCAGATAGCTCTTCTCTGTCAGCAACGCTAGCAAAATTGGGGTTCTCTGAGCTGGGCTCTATGAACTTCACAACCAATGAATCTATGTGATCAATTCGCTTTGGCAGTGGCTGTATTGTCTCGAAAACCATCATGGACTGCATgcgaaaattaaaggaaaacggAGAAATTAGGACATTGGCTACAAGAGAGGAGAAAaatatacatgtgtgtgtgtgtgtgtgtgtgtgtgtgtttatctatacagagacagagagagagagagagagagagagagagagagagaacctcaAGAAATGCTCTTGACAGTTGTATATGCTCGAGTGCTCCATCTAAAATTTCTCTAGCTTTTTCCGCATTCAAAGAAACCTAGgaacaatagaaaataaaaGCAATAAAATTCCAAAACATTTAGTTCAGTTGAAATTTCACATCATCAATTTCACGTTctgattttgaaaagaaaaatgcaaGTAATAGGTGATATATTTCAGAGGAAAAACACATACacataaaatataaaaggaACCACCAAAAACAACTCTAGTACGATCCACAAgacttttattttataaaaaaaaaatcaatacaaaaagcCCATGCTTTAaccataaaaaaatgaaaaattatttaatcaaagtagcataaatatgctACAGGGTCCAATctagagaagtaaaaaaaatgaatagggAAATATAAAAATAAGCTAAAACTTCAACagtaaaccaaaataaaagacAGACATCAACTAATAACCTACCAGGTAAGTGAACCGAGAGTACTGAGCATACAACATGGGTAACGTCTGTGAATGCTCTTTTACTTTTTCAATGGCAATGGCCTGTTCGTATAAAGAGTAGGCAGCTTCCACATTTccctatgaaaaaaaattaaagaaatgacCAGGTTTAAACATGCAATATGTGTAAGGAAACTGGTATGGATCAACTTGTTTACATCATCTTACCAAACGGTGTTCCATATTTGCATGCTTCACGATTGCTTCAAGAAGACCAGGCGAGAGTTCAGAATGTACAAGTTGATAGGCAGCTTGAGCACCAGGTATATCCCCACTCTGCTCTTTGAATCGAGCAGCAAAAAGGTGCATCTCCGGTTGTCTCTGTAATTTCAAGAGAAACAGGTCAAACATGCAACATTACCAGAAAAAAGAAACGTTACTCAACAGAACGATAACATAAAGAAGGCATGttcccaaaattttgttcaGTTATGATATCTCCAGTTCAACACATAACTAAACTAAATCAGCATATGATAATATATCACTAACTTCAATATAAGGAAAACGAATGCATCCCGTATGAAAGGCTGGTAGTACTGTCGCATAAAAAGGTCTCTGTTATGCATCTGTAATTCTGTATCTAACGTAgggtaaaaaaagaaaaagaaatttccTAATCTTCAACTGGAAGAGGCAAGGTTTACAAACATAACACAAGGCAAAGATAGAGAGAAGAAAATGCCATGGATGATTGTTTGATCATATTCTGTATCTGCCTAGCTCACTTTGAGGGTTCAATGGTCGGTAATCTACAATAGTTTCAATACTTTAAAATCTAAGTTCATAATCATGTTTGTGACTGCTGTGACAGGTAATATATACAACATTCTAGACCAATCTTGATAAATGCATGCACAACATTGGACCTCAATTCTCCACGCAAACTAATTCATTAACTGATTCATTTTCAGTCCACAAACTACAATTTACGAGGATACAAGATTAGTTAGAAAAAAGGAAGACATGGTTTTATCATCATTATCTCTTTCAAAATAAAGAATCATTGAAGTTCATTCACCACAAAATCGGGTCTAAGTTGATAGCATACAAGGAAATACCTTCACAAAAACCTGGGTTGCACGTGCAAGAGCATTATTGGCAATATCCATACTTCCACTGGCCTCCATGCATAGAACATATCCAATCCAGTATTCAGGATAATTAGCACAAGCAATTAGGCACCTTTCATATAGCTTGACAACcttcacaaaaacaaaataaaaattaattaaaaaaggtgCATTCATTAACCATAAAAGAAATGAATGgataaacaaaacacaaaggaGATATGCCCAAGAAATACTCCATTAGTAGAACAGAGAGGCCCCTCAAATAGGAAAGGAGGGACCCTCCTTGCCTGACAGACAGATGGTTAGGAAGATAAGAAGATACCTGCATGCATAACATTGGaactttaaaaacaataaaatttattAACACATCATGAACCTAGAACATGCACTAACAAATGAGAGTTTGAAATACTTAGCCTCAAAGAAACCAAATCGAAGGCCCATGCTTTAGTCTCAGTTCAAATTCCCGTTTTAAAAGTTGCTTCATCCAACGATTTAGCCAATAAAGCATAGTGCAGCAAATATTAC
Encoded proteins:
- the LOC126586023 gene encoding nuclear transport factor 2-like; this encodes MASSNPGAVRAVQVGSYFVTQYYQILQKQPDVVHQFYSDGSSMIRVDGDSTESAAGILQIHSLVVSLGVTSIEIQTINSSDSWDGGILVMVKGFVKTRESSGRRKFVQTFFLAPQDKGYFVLNDMLQFIEDEVVFQHPEPIQSEGRFDMQLNSSSPLPEPPVSDYVYEEESREYVNSVDVEDDPVDKYSLPEQQVQLDFETEVVVEETPVEETYSSFQSVVNNVQDAPAAAVEEPVGEPQKKTYASILRVAKGPSAPAVAPQPYNRSAQTSSEWNYTPQPAVEQSNSAQSFVPESGAEATEEGYAVEEEGELLKSVYVRNLPPTVTEDEIEEEFKNFGQIKPDGVFVRARKEIGVCYAFVEYEDFASVHNALKASPIHLAGRQVYIEERRPNSAGAAARGRGRGRGRGGYQTEATRGRFGGRSSGRGSYQDGDYNRPRGNGFHQRGTR
- the LOC126586242 gene encoding pre-mRNA-processing factor 39-1-like isoform X3 — its product is MQQEWGRLAMIYSRILENPNQQLDRYWNSFKELAGSRPLSELRTAEEAAAAGGAHSEGIDKVNGEDVQFDGAEQSPKPVSADLTEAEELENFITIREEVYKKAKEFDSKIISFETAIRRPYFHVRPLNSVELENWTSYLDFIEREGDLSKVVKLYERCLIACANYPEYWIGYVLCMEASGSMDIANNALARATQVFVKRQPEMHLFAARFKEQSGDIPGAQAAYQLVHSELSPGLLEAIVKHANMEHRLGNVEAAYSLYEQAIAIEKVKEHSQTLPMLYAQYSRFTYLVSLNAEKAREILDGALEHIQLSRAFLESMMVFETIQPLPKRIDHIDSLVVKFIEPSSENPNFASVADREELSGIYLEFVNLFGDAQSIKKAEDRHAKLFIPLRSSTSELKKRQAEDFLSSDKVKLAKAYSGVPSPAQSIMGAYPNAQSQWPAGYGAQPQAWPPATQATQGQQWPAGYTQQPYNAYGGYGTAGYANPQAPVVAPQTAAYGAYPSTYPAQQAVPPQSYAHPTVAAVAPAPQPASVPQAYYGSYY